The Candidatus Eisenbacteria bacterium genome contains a region encoding:
- a CDS encoding adenylate kinase, which produces MRLVLLGPPGVGKGTQGRRLAAHHRWALISTGEILRDAVARQTPLGLEARNRMDNGLLVPDEVMIGLVRDRSAEEDAAEGFVLDGFPRTVPQADALDSMLQSRGQRLDAAVGLDAPQEELVRRLSARRECPVCKRAYNLITAPPRNDQECDDHPGTVLTQREDDKEETVRRRLEVYEEQTAPLLSYYRGQGRLRMIPATGPVDDVYHSLSQALGC; this is translated from the coding sequence ATGCGCCTGGTGCTCCTCGGTCCTCCCGGCGTCGGGAAGGGAACTCAAGGCCGTCGACTGGCGGCTCACCATCGCTGGGCGTTGATCTCGACCGGCGAGATCCTGCGCGATGCCGTGGCGCGCCAGACTCCGCTCGGGCTCGAGGCGCGCAACCGGATGGACAACGGTCTCCTGGTGCCCGACGAGGTGATGATCGGGCTGGTGCGCGATCGCAGCGCCGAGGAGGACGCAGCCGAGGGGTTCGTGCTGGACGGCTTCCCGCGCACCGTGCCGCAGGCCGACGCGCTCGACTCGATGCTGCAGTCGCGCGGGCAGCGGCTCGACGCCGCGGTCGGGCTCGACGCGCCTCAGGAAGAGCTGGTGCGGCGGCTCAGCGCTCGGCGCGAGTGCCCGGTGTGCAAGCGCGCCTACAACCTGATCACGGCGCCGCCCAGGAACGACCAGGAGTGCGACGACCATCCGGGAACCGTGCTCACGCAGCGAGAGGACGACAAGGAAGAGACGGTGCGGCGCCGGCTCGAAGTCTACGAAGAACAGACCGCGCCGCTGCTGAGCTATTACCGGGGCCAGGGCCGGCTGCGAATGATTCCGGCGACAGGTCCGGTGGATGACGTCTATCACTCGCTCTCCCAGGCGCTGGGCTGTTAG
- the secY gene encoding preprotein translocase subunit SecY: MLEKFRNILAVPELKRRILFTLGLFAIYRLGEHMPSPGVNAQALAGAFESQRGTLFGLYDFFVGGAFSRATVFALGIMPYISSSIILQLLGAVVPYLEKLRKEGEEGQKKITQLTRYGTVLISIIQSYAYSVFLVNMGASEGVTVVPNPGPMFVLSTIITQTAGTIFVMWLGEKITEHGIGNGISLIIFVNIIGRLPNSLAAGYDTFRAGSISLMAILAVLVIMIGVIASVILMTQASRKIPVQYAKRIVGRRMYGGANTHIPLRVNTAGVIPIIFALSVMSLPAAVAGFVPPNHPLAAMGAWFAPTSLVYNVLYGLIIVFFTYFYTAVVLNPNDLAENIRKYGGFVPGIRPGAKTAEYIDQVLSRITLPGAIFLALVAIVPDLLIMSMGLPFLDFGGTSVLIVVGVALDTLQQVESHLLMRHYEGFVKRGRIRGRQRM; this comes from the coding sequence ATGCTCGAGAAGTTTCGCAACATTCTCGCCGTGCCCGAGCTGAAGCGGAGGATCCTTTTCACGCTCGGCTTGTTCGCGATCTATCGCCTGGGCGAGCACATGCCCTCGCCCGGCGTCAACGCGCAGGCCCTGGCAGGAGCCTTCGAGAGCCAGCGCGGAACGCTGTTCGGGCTCTACGACTTCTTTGTCGGCGGCGCGTTCTCGCGCGCCACGGTGTTCGCGCTCGGCATCATGCCGTACATCTCGTCGTCGATCATCCTCCAGCTCCTCGGCGCGGTGGTGCCTTATCTCGAGAAGCTGCGCAAGGAAGGCGAAGAGGGTCAGAAGAAGATCACGCAGCTCACCCGTTACGGCACGGTGCTGATCTCCATCATCCAGTCGTACGCCTACAGCGTCTTCCTGGTGAACATGGGGGCGTCCGAGGGCGTCACCGTCGTGCCGAACCCCGGGCCGATGTTCGTGCTGTCCACCATCATCACCCAGACCGCCGGCACGATCTTCGTGATGTGGCTGGGCGAGAAGATCACCGAGCACGGCATCGGAAACGGCATCTCGCTGATCATCTTCGTGAACATCATCGGCCGCCTGCCCAACTCGCTGGCCGCGGGCTACGACACCTTCCGCGCCGGCTCGATCAGCCTGATGGCGATCCTGGCGGTGCTCGTGATCATGATCGGCGTGATCGCGTCGGTGATCCTCATGACCCAGGCCAGCCGCAAGATCCCGGTGCAGTACGCCAAGCGGATCGTCGGGCGCCGGATGTACGGAGGCGCCAACACCCACATCCCGCTGCGGGTGAACACCGCGGGGGTCATCCCGATCATCTTCGCGCTCTCGGTCATGAGCCTGCCGGCGGCGGTCGCGGGATTCGTGCCGCCCAACCATCCGCTGGCGGCCATGGGAGCCTGGTTCGCGCCGACCAGCCTGGTCTACAACGTGCTGTACGGATTGATCATCGTGTTCTTCACCTATTTCTATACGGCGGTCGTGCTCAACCCCAACGATCTGGCGGAGAACATCCGCAAGTACGGCGGCTTCGTGCCCGGCATTCGCCCGGGCGCCAAGACCGCGGAGTACATCGATCAGGTCCTGTCGCGCATCACGCTTCCAGGAGCCATCTTCCTGGCGCTGGTCGCGATCGTGCCCGACCTCCTCATCATGTCGATGGGGCTGCCGTTCCTCGACTTCGGCGGAACCAGCGTGCTGATCGTCGTGGGCGTGGCGCTCGACACCCTGCAGCAGGTGGAGTCGCACTTGTTGATGCGTCATTACGAAGGCTTCGTCAAGCGCGGCCGGATCCGCGGCCGTCAAAGGATGTGA
- the rplO gene encoding 50S ribosomal protein L15, which translates to MRLGAIHPAAGSTRPSKRRGKGAASGLGGTAGKGHKGKKARAGGKIPAWFEGGQMPLQRRTPKRGFTNHTRVEYQPVAVARLEAAEAGTVVDRDWLKKAGLVRGKKPVKLLGGGQVKVALTVRVDAASESARKAIEGVGGKVETPVRS; encoded by the coding sequence ATGCGATTGGGAGCGATCCATCCGGCGGCGGGCTCGACCCGCCCCTCGAAGCGCCGCGGCAAGGGCGCGGCCTCCGGCCTGGGCGGCACCGCGGGCAAGGGGCACAAGGGGAAGAAGGCGCGCGCAGGCGGCAAGATTCCGGCGTGGTTCGAGGGCGGTCAGATGCCCCTTCAGCGCCGGACCCCCAAGCGTGGATTCACCAACCACACGCGCGTCGAGTACCAGCCGGTGGCCGTGGCGCGCCTGGAAGCGGCCGAGGCCGGGACGGTCGTCGACCGCGACTGGCTGAAGAAGGCCGGGCTGGTGCGAGGCAAGAAGCCCGTGAAGCTGCTCGGTGGTGGACAGGTGAAGGTGGCGTTGACGGTGCGCGTGGACGCCGCGAGTGAGTCGGCCCGCAAGGCAATCGAAGGCGTGGGCGGCAAGGTGGAGACGCCGGTCCGGTCCTAA